In a genomic window of Wyeomyia smithii strain HCP4-BCI-WySm-NY-G18 chromosome 1, ASM2978416v1, whole genome shotgun sequence:
- the LOC129717464 gene encoding uncharacterized protein LOC129717464, translating into MGRSASKQQAANSPNNPWEVEIARKKRREQTVKERAAEVEAERKRSEKERKRAEKEAKRVQKRNRKKRKSQLEELQDSEPPPIVRKSKAKLEESDYDSEAIRRMQDQLAFNSDVFVLNQLLLGVQFYGNYEREMWDAIERNRQEENDHNGRISRHCKTVILPDRLQSAVDQRIKFQPKHGPRKNELQPLHTQTCYVIHDNIEISNPGETSVYSILTDAPIYKLEIEDGLEEKLTSTGRRRRGHCHHGYIKLKSTEFIKPNNLSPLDALASNSNTYGESSGLGRKPTKQNGKSSSASESDTMDEEDEVDEEEDDVPIRNFGKIKFRDSIAIKQPKTPNGSIYGLSRLMVPSTSTSSTSPPSSEYDYAYITAINTHQPLSIMKGLSDDHPLSTTTLPDYCVTTISCPTELNRGYYSDDESDADKLLYLAKRSLQPKHNPVEYVTEQRQYLNSKGFLAYFINLFQDALAHDLGIPKEDLDKATWKGAIIYSGHWEIVPAIVCPWPREASEWVERKRDIKINPLTKQKFQWPTAPMIQKVKSFGCHVVPTGYAPKQGNNRYRQLEWKVVFPEAERYLESCLTNTQAKIYMLAKLLFKTFVEPAFAVGVSMFSNEHLRAHLFWQCETNYAAWPEDYLGEVLVRFLNALLERIKTHKLPDYFLPSRNLFENIPEKVLVELHKRIFRITENPLMHVLIALRNMKFPGGNVTFYPKVRIKRLYSVLIIDNPLKLVNPLFRDENENLAAEDSEEDEENVKEVAVGSMAYFNQQEVESRKQRTRIVRFMEAEKIKERQANAERRQSVDSIDLMFSPLKHMENLRRQLIYNIFVQHFIEMAQTSYVLRSLNQGLIYLKQAERLCSLLSDDHGVEEARRFLSKIYSMRSQIEKTINNTSYGPALPKRVSTNQSPHNRRIRMKSPKQNGHRNRPAYTNVSPGSLSPDRTPQQSPDHNRRRPPRKVAVQVHSIHTAPDEPENISQLLGNVTVGAA; encoded by the exons ATGGGCCGTTCCGCCTCCAAGCAGCAGGCGGCGAACTCGCCGAACAACCCTTGGGAGGTGGAAATAGCCCGGAAGAAACGTCGCGAGCAGACAGTGAAGGAACGTGCCGCCGAAGTGGAAGCCGAACGGAAGCGCTCGGAAAAAGAGCGCAAACGTGCGGAGAAGGAGGCCAAACGCGTCCAGAAACGCAACCGTAAAAAGCGAAAATCTCAACTCGAAGAACTGCAAGACAGCGAACCGCCTCCGATTGTGCGCAAATCGAAGGCTAAGTTGGAGGAAAGTGATTACGACTCGGAAGCGATCCGCCGGATGCAGGATCAGCTGGCGTTCAACAGTGATGTGTTCGTGCTGAACCAGCTGCTGCTGGGAGTGCAGTTCTACGGGAACTATGAAAG GGAAATGTGGGATGCAATCGAGCGAAATCGACAGGAAGAGAACGATCACAACGGCAGGATTTCGCGTCACTGCAAAACGGTCATCCTACCCGATCGGCTACAGAGTGCAGTCGATCAGAGAATCAAGTTTCAACCCAA GCATGGACCACGAAAAAATGAACTGCAACCGTTGCATACCCAAACATGCTACGTGATACACGACAACATCGAGATATCCAACCCCGGAGAGACATCCGTCTACAGCATCCTAACAGACGCACCCATCTACAAGCTGGAAATCGAAGACGGGCTAGAAGAGAAACTAACTAGCACGGGAAGACGCCGTCGGGGACACTGCCATCACGGGTACATCAAGCTAAAAAGTACGGAGTTCATCAAACCGAACAATTTGTCACCACTGGATGCACTCGCCAGCAACTCCAACACGTATGGCGAATCCAGTGGCCTCGGAAGAAAACCAACGAAACAAAACGGAAAATCGAGTAGCGCTAGCGAAAGCGATACCATGGATGAGGAAGACGAAGTCGACGAAGAGGAAGACGACGTACCGATCCGCAACTTCGGCAAGATAAAGTTCCGAgacagcatagccattaagcaGCCCAAAACACCCAACGGAAGTATCTACGGGCTATCCCGCCTGATGGTTCCATCCACTTCAACAAGTTCTACGTCACCACCCAGCAGCGAGTACGACTACGCGTATATTACCGCGATCAACACCCATCAACCGTTGAGTATCATGAAGGGATTAAGCGACGATCATCCGCTCAGCACAACAACACTTCCCGACTACTGCGTGACAACAATCAGCTGTCCGACGGAGCTCAACCGAGGCTACTACTCGGACGACGAGTCAGACGCCGATAAGCTGCTCTATCTAGCCAAGAGATCCCTCCAACCGAAGCACAATCCAGTGGAATACGTCACCGAGCAACGGCAGTATCTGAACTCCAAGGGATTCCTAGCCTATTTCATAAACTTGTTCCAGGATGCTCTGGCGCACGATTTAGGCATCCCGAAGGAGGACCTGGATAAGGCAACCTGGAAGGGAGCCATCATATACAGTGGTCACTGGGAAATAGTTCCAGCGATTGTTTGTCCTTGGCCACGCGAAGCGTCCGAATGGGTCGAGCGGAAACGTGACATCAAGATCAACCCACTGACCAAGCAGAAATTCCAATGGCCAACAGCGCCCATGATTCAAAAGGTAAAATCCTTCGGCTGCCACGTCGTACCAACCGGATACGCTCCGAAGCAGGGTAACAACCGCTACCGGCAGCTCGAGTGGAAAGTGGTCTTTCCCGAAGCCGAACGCTATCTGGAAAGTTGCCTCACGAACACCCAAGCGAAGATCTACATGTTGGCGAAGTTACTCTTCAAGACCTTCGTCGAACCGGCTTTCGCAGTCGGTGTTAGCATGTTCAGCAACGAACACCTGCGGGCGCATCTGTTCTGGCAGTGCGAAACAAACTACGCTGCCTGGCCGGAGGACTATCTGGGCGAGGTGTTGGTGCGATTCTTGAACGCCCTGCTCGAGCGCATTAAGACACACAAACTTCCGGACTACTTTTTACCCAGCAGGAATCTGTTCGAGAATATCCCGGAGAAGGTGCTGGTGGAATTGCACAAGCGTATCTTTCGTATCACCGAGAACCCGCTGATGCATGTGCTTATCGCTCTACGGAACATGAAGTTCCCCGGTGGGAATGTGACATTCTATCCGAAGGTTAGGATCAAGCGATTGTACTCGGTGCTGATCATCGACAATCCGCTGAAGTTGGTTAATCCACTGTTTCGCGATGAAAACGAGAACCTGGCCGCGGAGGATTCGGAGGAGGATGAAGAGAATGTGAAAGAGGTAGCGGTTGGCTCGATGGCCTACTTTAACCAGCAGGAGGTGGAGTCACGAAAGCAGCGAACCCGAATAGTGCGCTTCATGGAAGCGGAGAAGATCAAGGAACGGCAAGCCAACGCAGAGCGTCGCCAGTCGGTGGATTCGATCGATTTGATG TTTAGTCCCCTGAAACATATGGAAAACCTACGGCGCCAGTTGATCTACAATATCTTCGTACAGCATTTCATCGAGATGGCTCAAACCTCCTACGTGCTACGATCATTAAATCAAGGTTTGATCTACCTGAAGCAAGCCGAACGGTTGTGCAGCCTGCTGAGCGATGACCATGGGGTCGAGGAAGCCCGCCGCTTCCTGTCCAAGATCTACAGCATGCGCAGCCAGATTGAGAAAACGATCAATAACACGAGCTATGGTCCGGCACTTCCGAAGCGCGTCAGCACCAACCAGAGTCCGCACAATCGACGCATTCGGATGAAGTCCCCGAAGCAGAACGGACACCGAAACCGACCCGCGTACACCAACGTCAGCCCGGGATCGCTATCGCCGGATCGTACTCCCCAGCAGTCGCCGGACCACAACCGACGGCGTCCTCCCAGGAAAGTTGCCGTTCAGGTCCACTCGATACACACTGCGCCGGACGAGCCGGAAAATATCTCCCAGCTGCTAGGGAATGTCACCGTTGGTGCTGCTTAG